From Caldicellulosiruptor hydrothermalis 108, a single genomic window includes:
- a CDS encoding endonuclease Q family protein produces MRVYADLHVHIGFSNGRYIKVPSSKTLTLENIIKTAKDEKGLNVISIVDFLCKDVIDETDKLLDKGKLELKDGSLYSEGLLIIPAAEIELRFCSNDFHCLIFFEDYEKLKDFRKIIKTYFNQIDFSCPVFRGQISDFERIVSSFGLLAVPAHAFTPYKGFYSAAQRVEEVFKKIEVFSIELGLSADSKMVSYLCDVQKRSLLSNSDAHSLKNIAREFNEVEIEYVSAKDVIKSIKENRIVANYGVNPKLGKYHKSYCKECNSSFNLKSQDLILCPFCKSNDIVIGVEDRISWLYKTENPVEKPPYFYTFPFELVQGFGQKTIQKIIDVFENEINFIKSLNNGTFKNYNIDENIAQKLVRFMNQDYTVKFGAGGHFGRIIFE; encoded by the coding sequence ATGAGGGTATATGCCGATTTGCACGTGCACATTGGATTTTCTAATGGAAGGTATATAAAGGTACCTTCTTCAAAAACCCTTACACTGGAGAATATTATAAAAACAGCAAAAGATGAAAAAGGACTTAATGTGATTAGTATTGTCGATTTTTTATGCAAGGATGTAATTGATGAAACTGATAAGCTATTAGATAAAGGAAAGCTTGAATTGAAAGATGGAAGCTTGTATTCTGAAGGGCTTTTGATAATACCTGCAGCCGAGATTGAATTGAGGTTTTGTTCAAATGATTTTCACTGTCTTATCTTTTTCGAAGATTATGAAAAGTTAAAAGACTTCAGAAAAATAATTAAAACCTACTTTAATCAAATTGATTTTAGCTGCCCGGTTTTCAGAGGCCAAATTAGCGATTTTGAAAGGATTGTATCATCTTTTGGACTTTTAGCTGTGCCTGCACATGCATTTACACCATATAAAGGTTTTTATTCAGCAGCACAAAGAGTTGAGGAGGTTTTTAAGAAGATAGAGGTTTTTTCAATAGAGCTTGGTCTTTCTGCAGACTCAAAAATGGTAAGTTATCTTTGCGATGTCCAAAAAAGGAGTCTGCTTTCTAACTCAGACGCACATTCACTAAAAAATATTGCAAGAGAGTTTAATGAAGTTGAGATTGAATATGTTTCTGCAAAGGATGTTATAAAAAGTATAAAGGAAAATAGAATAGTGGCAAACTATGGTGTGAACCCAAAACTAGGGAAATATCATAAATCGTATTGTAAAGAATGTAACAGTTCATTTAATTTAAAAAGCCAAGATTTAATATTATGTCCATTTTGCAAAAGTAATGACATTGTAATTGGTGTTGAGGACAGGATTTCGTGGCTTTACAAGACAGAAAATCCTGTTGAAAAACCGCCTTATTTTTACACTTTCCCTTTTGAACTTGTACAGGGATTTGGACAAAAAACAATCCAAAAAATAATCGATGTTTTTGAAAATGAAATAAATTTTATTAAATCTCTAAATAATGGTACTTTTAAGAATTATAACATTGATGAAAATATAGCTCAAAAACTTGTAAGATTTATGAATCAAGACTACACTGTTAAATTTGGTGCTGGCGGACATTTTGGAAGAATTATATTTGAATAA
- a CDS encoding C39 family peptidase has translation METSLLERIRYIQNNRSFSEFKPMSQILINSTIISLNPVSELQKNDYYCGPAAANNCLKASNIYYKRSNPSIAVSQDNLAQDLETTTDGTPFDSRWERVMRDWSGIVHVIKWSPSEIELWNYVTSDVQFGYGVIADIHMVAGGYHLPGYDRQKEYWHYIALIGYDPVNHQIYYSDSSKYNNGCKLTDNYSEFVKLCKDRGIVW, from the coding sequence ATGGAAACCTCTCTCTTGGAAAGAATAAGATATATTCAAAACAACCGTAGTTTTTCAGAATTTAAGCCAATGTCTCAAATATTAATAAATTCGACAATTATATCGCTAAATCCTGTTTCAGAGTTGCAAAAGAATGATTATTATTGTGGGCCAGCTGCAGCTAACAATTGTCTTAAAGCTTCTAACATATACTATAAAAGAAGTAATCCGTCAATTGCTGTATCTCAAGATAATTTGGCTCAAGATTTGGAAACAACAACGGATGGTACGCCTTTTGACTCCCGCTGGGAAAGAGTTATGAGAGATTGGTCAGGTATTGTGCATGTAATAAAATGGTCTCCTTCAGAAATAGAATTATGGAATTACGTAACAAGTGATGTTCAATTTGGATATGGTGTTATTGCTGATATTCATATGGTTGCAGGTGGCTATCATCTACCTGGTTATGATAGACAAAAAGAATATTGGCATTATATTGCATTAATTGGTTATGATCCAGTAAATCATCAAATTTATTATTCAGATTCATCTAAATACAATAACGGATGTAAATTGACTGATAATTATAGCGAATTCGTTAAGTTATGCAAAGACAGAGGTATTGTCTGGTAA
- the ileS gene encoding isoleucine--tRNA ligase, with amino-acid sequence MDWSQTLNLPKTDFPMRANLAQREPQFLKFWQENDIFKKMLEKNKNNKKFILHDGPPYANGDIHLGHALNKVLKDIVNKYKSLQGYYTPYIPGWDTHGLPIEQQVIKKFGVNRHEVDPVEFRKKCKEFALSYIDIQRQQFKRLGVFGEWENPYMTLDPKFEARQIRVFGEMAKKGYIYKGLKPVYWCPSCETALAEAEIEYQEDRTYSIYVKFEVENDKGLFSNLPIGDKKVYIVIWTTTTWTLPGNLAIALNADFDYSLVDVGNEILIVASELVERVMKTNKIEQYHEIARFKGKDLEYVKCKHPFLDRTSLVILGEHVTLEAGTGCVHTAPGHGEEDFEVCQRYNIPVIVPVDNKGYLTKEAGKFAGLFYEDSNKEIAKELESSGHLLGVEKITHQYPHCWRCKNPVIFRATEQWFASVKGFREEALKAVDDVKWVPEWGRDRIYNMIADRQDWCISRQRIWGVPIPIFYCKNCRKELITDETIEHIAKIFEKEGSDAWFSKDVKELLPEGAKCPICGCSEFEKETDIMDVWFDSGSSHAYVLESREDLEWPCDMYLEGNDQYRGWFQSSLLTAVATKGRAPYRIVLTHGFVVDGEGKKMSKSEGNVISPFDIINEFGADILRLWCVSADYTTDMRISKDIIKQLTEIYRKIRNTARFLLGNLYDFDPKTDKVGYENLKEIDKWALQRLYKLIEKVTKAYEEYDYNQVYHLVHNFCVIDMSNLYLDINKDRLYASKSESLDRRSAQTVMYEILIALTKLIAPILSFTAEEIWQNIAFKEEDAESVFLTSWPSINEGILRDEALREKWDKIIEIKDTVAKQLEIARNEKLIGSSLDSKVKIFAKGDIKRFIEENKDIIQEVLIVSQLEVEEGDSDQIKVEVYKADGSKCERCWKFDTMVGKNEESLNVCPRCYEVVKGK; translated from the coding sequence ATGGACTGGAGTCAAACATTGAACTTACCAAAAACCGATTTTCCAATGAGAGCAAACTTAGCACAAAGAGAACCTCAATTTCTAAAGTTCTGGCAAGAAAATGATATTTTCAAAAAGATGCTCGAAAAAAATAAAAATAATAAAAAGTTTATTCTTCATGACGGACCACCTTATGCAAACGGCGACATTCATTTAGGACATGCCCTGAACAAAGTTTTAAAAGACATTGTAAACAAGTACAAATCATTGCAGGGCTATTACACACCTTATATTCCTGGATGGGACACACATGGTCTTCCAATTGAACAACAGGTTATCAAAAAGTTTGGTGTAAACAGACACGAAGTTGATCCAGTAGAGTTTAGGAAAAAGTGTAAAGAGTTTGCCCTCAGCTATATTGACATACAAAGACAGCAGTTCAAAAGACTTGGCGTGTTTGGTGAATGGGAAAATCCTTATATGACTTTAGACCCAAAATTCGAGGCAAGACAAATTCGCGTATTTGGAGAAATGGCTAAAAAAGGTTATATCTATAAAGGTCTAAAACCTGTTTACTGGTGTCCGTCGTGTGAAACTGCATTGGCAGAAGCAGAGATTGAATATCAGGAAGACAGGACATACTCTATTTATGTTAAGTTTGAAGTAGAAAATGACAAAGGATTGTTTTCAAATTTGCCCATAGGAGATAAAAAGGTATACATTGTAATTTGGACAACCACAACATGGACCCTTCCAGGTAATTTAGCAATTGCACTAAACGCCGATTTTGATTACAGCTTGGTTGACGTTGGGAATGAAATCTTAATTGTGGCATCTGAGCTTGTAGAAAGAGTAATGAAGACAAATAAAATTGAGCAATATCATGAGATTGCAAGGTTTAAAGGCAAGGATTTAGAATACGTAAAATGCAAACATCCTTTTTTGGATAGAACTTCTTTGGTAATTTTAGGCGAACATGTAACTTTGGAAGCAGGAACAGGTTGTGTTCACACAGCACCCGGCCATGGTGAAGAGGACTTTGAGGTTTGCCAGAGGTATAATATTCCTGTAATTGTTCCAGTTGACAATAAAGGATATTTGACAAAAGAAGCTGGCAAGTTTGCAGGTCTCTTTTATGAAGATTCAAACAAGGAGATTGCAAAGGAGTTGGAAAGCTCAGGTCATCTTCTTGGTGTTGAAAAGATAACTCACCAGTATCCTCACTGCTGGAGATGTAAAAATCCTGTTATATTCAGAGCGACCGAGCAGTGGTTTGCTTCAGTCAAAGGATTTAGAGAAGAGGCACTGAAGGCTGTAGATGATGTCAAATGGGTACCTGAGTGGGGAAGAGATAGAATTTACAATATGATTGCAGACAGGCAAGACTGGTGTATCTCAAGACAGAGAATCTGGGGTGTGCCAATTCCAATCTTCTATTGCAAAAATTGCAGGAAAGAGCTAATAACAGATGAGACAATTGAACATATAGCAAAAATATTTGAAAAAGAAGGTTCTGATGCTTGGTTTTCTAAGGATGTAAAAGAACTTTTGCCAGAAGGTGCAAAGTGTCCTATTTGTGGCTGTAGCGAGTTCGAAAAAGAAACCGACATCATGGATGTGTGGTTTGACTCAGGTTCTTCTCATGCTTATGTTTTAGAAAGCAGAGAAGATTTAGAGTGGCCATGTGATATGTACTTAGAAGGAAACGATCAGTACAGAGGATGGTTCCAGTCATCGCTTTTGACAGCTGTTGCAACAAAAGGAAGAGCACCGTATAGAATTGTTCTGACACATGGATTTGTTGTTGACGGCGAAGGGAAGAAAATGTCAAAGTCAGAAGGCAATGTGATATCACCGTTTGATATCATTAATGAGTTCGGAGCAGACATTTTAAGGCTTTGGTGCGTTTCAGCTGACTACACAACCGATATGAGAATTTCAAAGGATATTATAAAACAGCTAACAGAAATTTATAGAAAAATAAGAAATACAGCAAGATTCTTGCTTGGCAATCTTTATGACTTCGATCCGAAAACAGATAAGGTAGGATATGAAAACCTTAAAGAAATTGACAAGTGGGCATTACAAAGGCTGTATAAGTTGATTGAAAAGGTCACAAAAGCTTACGAAGAGTATGATTATAATCAGGTATATCATCTTGTTCATAACTTCTGTGTAATTGACATGAGTAATTTGTATCTTGACATAAACAAAGATAGACTTTATGCATCAAAAAGTGAAAGCCTTGACAGAAGATCTGCACAGACAGTCATGTACGAAATATTAATTGCACTCACAAAACTTATCGCACCAATTTTGTCTTTTACAGCAGAAGAAATTTGGCAGAATATTGCTTTCAAAGAAGAAGACGCTGAATCAGTGTTTTTGACAAGCTGGCCAAGTATCAATGAAGGTATATTAAGAGATGAAGCATTAAGAGAAAAGTGGGATAAAATAATTGAAATAAAAGACACTGTTGCAAAACAGCTTGAGATTGCAAGAAATGAAAAGCTTATTGGAAGTTCCTTAGACAGCAAAGTAAAGATTTTTGCAAAAGGTGATATAAAAAGATTTATAGAAGAAAACAAAGACATTATTCAGGAAGTGCTAATTGTTTCTCAGCTTGAGGTTGAAGAAGGCGATAGCGACCAGATAAAAGTAGAAGTTTATAAGGCTGATGGTTCAAAGTGTGAACGATGTTGGAAATTCGATACAATGGTTGGAAAGAATGAAGAAAGTTTAAATGTATGTCCAAGGTGCTATGAGGTTGTAAAAGGTAAATAA
- a CDS encoding YggT family protein: MIRFLFGLADKAISIVEFCIIVDAILSWVIVDPYNKYRRILGTIVNPILDPVRRVASRYIRIGFIDFSPMIAIILLEVLRWLLRLLLIILI; the protein is encoded by the coding sequence ATGATAAGATTTTTATTTGGACTTGCAGACAAGGCAATTTCGATTGTTGAATTTTGTATAATAGTTGATGCAATCTTATCGTGGGTGATAGTTGACCCATACAACAAATACAGGAGGATATTAGGTACTATTGTAAATCCTATCCTTGACCCTGTGAGGAGGGTAGCTTCGCGATACATTCGGATAGGTTTTATTGACTTTTCTCCTATGATTGCTATAATTCTTTTAGAAGTTTTAAGATGGCTTTTGCGACTACTTCTCATAATATTGATATAA
- a CDS encoding DivIVA domain-containing protein has protein sequence MLTPQDIEFKTFKRVYIGGYSVEEVEEFLDQVLKDYEALYKENLELKDKIALLNENIQNYKTIEETLQNTLIVAQSTAEEIKKVAYQKAETIIKEAEMKASKMIEEANSKVLQITYEYGELKKRYQLFLNKFRNLLQTELSALEMVDKELQND, from the coding sequence ATGTTAACCCCTCAAGATATTGAATTTAAGACCTTTAAAAGGGTGTATATAGGCGGGTACAGTGTTGAAGAGGTAGAAGAGTTTTTGGACCAAGTTTTAAAAGATTATGAGGCTTTGTACAAGGAAAATTTAGAGCTCAAAGACAAGATTGCACTTTTGAATGAGAACATTCAAAACTATAAGACAATTGAAGAGACGCTTCAAAACACGTTGATTGTTGCACAGTCAACTGCAGAGGAGATTAAAAAGGTCGCATATCAAAAAGCTGAGACAATAATCAAAGAAGCCGAGATGAAGGCTTCAAAGATGATAGAAGAAGCAAATAGCAAAGTTTTGCAAATAACATATGAATATGGGGAGCTTAAAAAGAGATATCAACTTTTTCTTAACAAGTTCAGGAATTTACTACAAACTGAACTTAGTGCACTTGAAATGGTAGACAAAGAACTACAAAACGACTAA
- the aroB gene encoding 3-dehydroquinate synthase, whose product MENRIYLSLKREEKNIPIVFIERIEKIGEYLASFNCSNLVIFTDKMVYRLYKDFIDSLSYSYLYLFDEGEESKSIESYLKAIDYLLDRNVDRRALFVAIGGGVVGDVVGFIASTYKRGVRLIHIPTTLLSMVDSSIGGKTGINCKSYKNQIGTFYQPEMIIICPKFLETLPKSEILSGFGEIIKYGFTLDKSILNMKDRFENDVFGIFQDEILAMQLIKKSINCKVKVVEKDEKESLLREVLNFGHTVGHALETYYNYYFSHGIFVTLGMVAEMILSNILFNFDLSNLDFLIRILEKNSVKLPQRFEKSQIISIMKYDKKNISSSIRIVLLKDVCDYVLGYEINEDILYEALDKFEKIVLS is encoded by the coding sequence ATGGAAAATAGGATTTACTTAAGTTTAAAAAGAGAAGAAAAAAACATTCCAATTGTCTTTATTGAGAGAATAGAAAAAATCGGAGAATATCTTGCATCTTTTAACTGCTCAAATCTTGTAATATTTACCGACAAGATGGTCTACAGGCTCTACAAAGATTTTATTGATAGTCTTTCCTACTCTTACCTCTACCTTTTTGATGAAGGTGAGGAGTCAAAGTCAATAGAATCTTACCTAAAGGCAATTGATTATCTTTTAGATAGAAATGTGGACAGAAGAGCATTGTTTGTTGCAATTGGTGGTGGAGTTGTTGGTGATGTAGTCGGATTTATAGCATCTACATATAAGCGTGGTGTGAGACTCATTCACATTCCAACAACTCTTCTTTCAATGGTTGACAGTAGCATTGGCGGCAAAACTGGAATTAATTGTAAATCCTACAAGAACCAGATTGGGACATTTTATCAGCCAGAAATGATAATAATTTGTCCTAAGTTTTTAGAAACATTACCAAAAAGCGAGATTTTATCTGGTTTTGGTGAGATAATAAAATATGGATTTACATTAGATAAAAGTATATTGAATATGAAAGATAGATTTGAAAATGATGTTTTTGGGATTTTTCAAGATGAAATACTTGCTATGCAGTTGATAAAGAAATCTATTAACTGTAAAGTTAAAGTTGTTGAAAAGGATGAAAAAGAATCACTTTTGAGAGAAGTTCTGAATTTTGGCCATACTGTAGGTCATGCATTAGAGACGTATTACAATTACTATTTTTCTCATGGTATATTCGTTACTTTGGGAATGGTTGCTGAAATGATACTTTCAAACATTCTATTTAATTTTGATTTGTCAAACTTAGATTTTTTAATAAGAATTTTGGAGAAGAATAGTGTAAAACTTCCTCAAAGATTTGAGAAGAGCCAAATTATCTCAATTATGAAGTATGACAAGAAAAATATAAGTTCTTCTATAAGAATTGTTTTATTGAAGGATGTATGTGATTATGTTTTAGGTTACGAAATTAATGAAGATATTTTATATGAGGCACTTGATAAGTTCGAAAAAATTGTTTTATCTTAA
- a CDS encoding YlmH family RNA-binding protein — MGQQAMTYIPEENKHEVLKLKNLIEKLSWGIEYSDFLSPFAIKYAVEVLLKNQNHILHRSWGGYKGSERNILALFSSDFEEYAENLTYPIQTILIEAKNNLSHRQILGSFIGNGLKRDKIGDILVKENSALVFVKDEIATYIVTNIDKIGKEKVKCSLVENNQIDIKWFISDNSKRVVYTVASLRVDSVISHGFGISREAAADLIKQMKVAVNWVYIDKPSYAVKEGDLVSVRHHGRLKIEKVLSTTKNGRISIEVLRFS, encoded by the coding sequence ATGGGGCAGCAGGCTATGACTTATATTCCCGAAGAGAACAAACATGAAGTGCTGAAACTCAAAAACTTGATAGAAAAGCTAAGCTGGGGAATTGAATATTCTGACTTTCTTTCCCCGTTTGCAATAAAGTATGCAGTCGAGGTCCTATTAAAAAATCAAAATCATATTCTACACAGAAGTTGGGGCGGGTATAAAGGCAGCGAAAGAAATATATTGGCTCTTTTTAGCAGTGATTTTGAAGAATATGCAGAAAATCTCACATATCCAATACAAACAATTTTAATTGAAGCTAAGAATAACCTTTCTCACAGACAAATTTTGGGTAGTTTTATTGGAAACGGACTCAAAAGAGACAAAATAGGTGACATTCTGGTCAAAGAAAATAGCGCGCTTGTGTTTGTAAAAGATGAAATTGCAACATATATTGTAACAAATATAGACAAAATTGGCAAAGAGAAAGTGAAATGTAGTCTTGTTGAAAACAATCAAATCGACATAAAATGGTTTATCAGCGACAACAGTAAAAGAGTTGTTTATACAGTTGCATCGCTCAGAGTTGACAGTGTAATAAGCCACGGTTTTGGAATTTCAAGAGAAGCAGCAGCAGATTTAATCAAACAGATGAAAGTAGCAGTCAACTGGGTATACATTGATAAACCTTCGTATGCTGTTAAGGAAGGGGATTTGGTTTCGGTACGTCATCATGGGCGACTCAAAATCGAAAAGGTATTGTCCACTACGAAAAATGGAAGAATTAGTATAGAAGTTTTGAGATTTTCATAA
- a CDS encoding BlaI/MecI/CopY family transcriptional regulator produces MNKDLLKPSEAELEVMKVLWEEGKPLSAPEIVQRLKEKDIKWEKSTIYTLIDRLVKKKAIKQEKKDKLYYYSPSISKEEYAKIETARVLNKLFNGSVKDLIAALVESGNLKKEELEEIKKLLGKEE; encoded by the coding sequence ATGAACAAGGATTTATTAAAGCCATCAGAAGCTGAGTTAGAGGTTATGAAAGTTTTGTGGGAAGAAGGAAAGCCCCTGAGTGCACCAGAGATAGTGCAAAGGTTAAAAGAAAAAGACATCAAATGGGAAAAGTCAACCATATACACATTGATTGACAGGCTTGTAAAAAAGAAAGCAATAAAGCAAGAGAAAAAAGATAAACTTTATTACTACAGTCCTTCTATTAGCAAAGAGGAATACGCAAAGATAGAAACAGCAAGGGTATTGAATAAGCTATTTAATGGCTCTGTAAAAGATTTAATAGCAGCATTAGTTGAAAGTGGAAACTTAAAAAAAGAAGAGCTTGAGGAGATTAAGAAGTTATTAGGAAAAGAGGAGTAG
- a CDS encoding cell division protein SepF has protein sequence MFDNLQRKFLNLIGIEIEEEDKPQDISKTKEENAKPKHETPKVVTIGKANQTEVTVYNLKLFDEVVKVCDALRENKIVVFNLEQVAEEHIQRIIDFVSGAVYVLDAKIHKVSKKIFVVVPRSIDLEVDEQLKEEFRSKGVFAWLK, from the coding sequence ATGTTTGATAACCTTCAAAGAAAATTTTTAAACCTTATTGGCATTGAGATTGAAGAGGAGGACAAGCCTCAGGACATTTCAAAAACAAAAGAGGAAAACGCAAAACCAAAGCATGAAACGCCAAAGGTAGTGACAATAGGAAAAGCAAACCAGACAGAAGTTACAGTGTACAATCTCAAACTCTTTGATGAGGTTGTTAAAGTTTGCGATGCTCTGAGAGAAAACAAGATAGTTGTTTTCAATTTAGAACAAGTAGCAGAGGAGCATATACAAAGAATAATCGATTTTGTAAGCGGGGCTGTTTATGTTCTGGATGCCAAGATTCATAAGGTGAGCAAAAAGATATTTGTTGTTGTTCCAAGAAGTATTGATTTAGAGGTTGATGAACAGCTCAAAGAAGAGTTCAGGTCGAAAGGTGTATTTGCCTGGTTGAAGTAA
- a CDS encoding NHL repeat-containing protein, translated as MKNYKKMIACLIICSLILVSPLSFLTIKTSATDSEGVKEDLKLSNFKKIVSIPVSEEGIEYTGSAGRSGPEGPNAFDVKGDKVYVLDNVHHRVLIYSKTNGNLIDRIFFPENYWIYNMAVDKAGKIYLFDAGLNSLITILNGQVEVKSLGREVCLEPLSDFGVSEDGPYVVISGEREMKTAILKDKQTSNFVPDSNGTRTLTITEEKKNNMSYDKIMWKLNWENGKVIGGQIFTLTGKIMRFEFPSGFEQGTNRYIGMNGNIVYWKLENKDGISVVGFDSESGKIERAVQIPLDIYYIIPQRHIVIDEGNVYVLVPSEKSVDVLMVTSWQSPEEFIRNTGKYKNENIPNDTIVQSEKSVEKNFSSITNSSISRSQIISTAQNYQWHQWYCNKENYDGSKVANPNWWKRPYFIKSYNTYYYQVPYCWGGFSSLTGFDSEISQGYAAGNVDTSPQHGYVGGTAGVDCSGFVSKCWELASHHSTTQLKSVSMQLGNVGNYSSLKQGDILLTSDHVMLYYTRNANNEYVVYESTTGGYDRVICRGHTYTDLVDNKYEPWRYKYVTDG; from the coding sequence ATGAAAAATTATAAGAAAATGATAGCGTGTTTGATAATCTGTAGTTTGATTTTAGTATCTCCTTTATCTTTTTTAACTATCAAAACCAGTGCAACTGATAGTGAAGGAGTTAAAGAAGACCTTAAGCTTTCTAACTTCAAGAAAATTGTAAGTATTCCTGTATCTGAAGAGGGAATCGAATACACGGGTTCAGCTGGGCGAAGTGGTCCCGAAGGTCCAAATGCCTTTGATGTCAAAGGGGACAAAGTATATGTACTTGACAATGTTCATCACAGGGTTTTAATATATAGTAAAACCAATGGAAACTTAATTGATAGAATATTTTTTCCAGAGAATTATTGGATTTATAATATGGCAGTTGATAAGGCAGGGAAGATATATTTATTTGATGCTGGGTTAAACAGTTTGATTACAATATTGAATGGTCAGGTTGAAGTCAAATCCTTAGGGAGAGAAGTTTGTTTGGAGCCATTATCTGATTTTGGAGTTAGTGAAGATGGACCATATGTTGTAATTTCTGGTGAAAGAGAAATGAAAACAGCGATATTAAAAGATAAGCAAACAAGTAACTTTGTACCAGATTCTAATGGAACAAGAACTCTTACGATTACAGAAGAGAAAAAAAATAATATGTCTTATGATAAAATTATGTGGAAGCTTAATTGGGAAAATGGAAAAGTAATAGGAGGTCAGATTTTTACATTAACAGGGAAAATTATGCGATTTGAATTTCCTTCAGGATTTGAGCAAGGAACTAACCGCTATATTGGGATGAATGGAAATATAGTATATTGGAAATTGGAAAACAAAGATGGAATTTCGGTAGTTGGATTTGACAGTGAAAGTGGTAAAATAGAAAGAGCTGTCCAAATTCCTCTTGATATTTATTATATTATTCCCCAACGGCATATTGTAATTGATGAAGGAAATGTCTATGTATTGGTACCTTCTGAAAAAAGTGTTGATGTACTTATGGTTACTTCTTGGCAATCTCCTGAAGAATTTATTAGAAATACAGGAAAATACAAAAATGAAAATATTCCGAATGATACAATAGTTCAATCTGAAAAATCAGTAGAAAAAAATTTTTCTTCTATTACAAATAGCAGCATAAGCAGATCTCAAATAATTTCAACGGCACAAAATTATCAGTGGCACCAGTGGTATTGTAATAAGGAGAACTATGATGGTTCAAAAGTAGCAAATCCAAATTGGTGGAAAAGACCTTATTTTATAAAATCATATAACACATACTATTACCAAGTTCCATATTGTTGGGGTGGTTTTAGCTCTTTGACTGGTTTTGATAGTGAGATTAGTCAGGGATATGCAGCTGGAAATGTTGATACATCTCCTCAGCATGGTTATGTAGGAGGAACAGCAGGAGTTGATTGCTCAGGATTTGTAAGCAAATGTTGGGAATTGGCAAGTCATCACAGTACAACACAGTTAAAAAGTGTGTCAATGCAATTGGGCAATGTAGGAAATTATTCTTCATTAAAACAAGGAGATATTCTCTTAACAAGTGACCATGTAATGTTGTATTACACAAGAAATGCTAATAATGAATATGTGGTATATGAAAGCACTACGGGTGGTTATGACCGAGTAATATGTCGAGGGCATACTTATACTGATTTAGTTGACAATAAGTATGAACCATGGCGTTATAAGTATGTAACTGACGGATAA
- a CDS encoding YggS family pyridoxal phosphate-dependent enzyme, translating into MVDKETLKKNIEDVMERIERACIKAGRKPGEVSLLGATKGVDVETIKLANQFGLKIFGENRVQEFLPKFQELPYLEWHFIGRLQTNKIKYIYDKISLIHSIDSPQQIDELEKRCAKAGKMCSVLIEINIGGEESKGGINPEKVDHLIEKIRNCPHIILKGFMTIPPIEDDEMKLRGYFRKMKEIFEKYKKLNYNNVNIEVLSMGMSGDFEVAIEEGATLVRIGTKIFGERPKK; encoded by the coding sequence ATGGTTGACAAAGAGACGCTTAAAAAAAATATTGAGGATGTAATGGAAAGAATTGAAAGAGCTTGCATTAAAGCTGGTAGAAAACCAGGTGAGGTAAGCCTGCTTGGTGCAACCAAAGGAGTAGATGTCGAGACTATAAAGCTTGCAAACCAGTTTGGTCTAAAGATTTTTGGTGAGAACAGGGTACAAGAATTTTTGCCAAAGTTTCAAGAACTTCCTTATCTTGAATGGCATTTTATAGGAAGGCTTCAAACAAACAAGATTAAATACATTTACGATAAAATAAGTCTCATTCATTCAATTGACAGCCCTCAGCAAATTGATGAACTTGAAAAAAGATGTGCAAAAGCAGGAAAAATGTGCAGTGTACTTATAGAAATAAACATAGGTGGTGAAGAGTCAAAGGGCGGAATAAATCCAGAAAAAGTAGACCATTTGATTGAAAAAATCAGAAATTGTCCACATATCATTCTCAAGGGTTTTATGACAATACCTCCAATCGAAGATGATGAGATGAAATTAAGAGGGTACTTTAGAAAGATGAAAGAAATCTTTGAAAAATATAAGAAATTAAATTATAATAATGTTAACATTGAAGTGCTGTCGATGGGTATGAGTGGTGACTTTGAGGTGGCAATAGAAGAAGGTGCCACCTTGGTTAGAATAGGAACTAAAATCTTTGGGGAAAGACCAAAAAAATAA